A genomic region of Bradyrhizobium sp. ORS 278 contains the following coding sequences:
- a CDS encoding DUF5330 domain-containing protein, protein MFFLLRMAFWLGLVLVLLPREKTPESDKLPQINAQEAVQAATAAISDMSQFCKRQPQACEVGGQAATVVGHRAQEGARKIYQIITDKPETAEKPTAADKFIGPVKPASLERRGNDHTGSIDAPVTEEVPAGEAPADTLSADDLSAEWQLPPTP, encoded by the coding sequence ATGTTCTTTCTGCTTCGGATGGCATTCTGGCTCGGGCTCGTGCTGGTGCTGCTGCCGCGCGAGAAGACGCCGGAGTCCGACAAGCTGCCGCAGATCAATGCGCAAGAGGCCGTGCAGGCGGCGACCGCGGCGATCTCCGACATGAGCCAGTTCTGCAAGCGCCAGCCGCAAGCTTGCGAGGTCGGCGGTCAGGCCGCCACGGTGGTCGGTCACCGCGCGCAGGAAGGCGCGCGCAAGATCTATCAGATCATCACCGACAAGCCCGAGACCGCCGAGAAGCCGACCGCAGCGGACAAGTTCATCGGCCCGGTGAAGCCGGCCAGCCTCGAGCGGCGCGGCAACGACCATACCGGCTCGATCGATGCGCCTGTGACCGAGGAAGTTCCCGCGGGCGAGGCGCCGGCCGACACGCTCTCGGCCGACGATCTCAGCGCCGAATGGCAGCTGCCGCCGACGCCCTGA
- a CDS encoding DUF1491 family protein has protein sequence MRLKTSIWVSAYLRRCQSAGVFGAISHRGAEEAGAVFVKVALMDRTAQLYAPAPQTVYDDSRPLERLFVAVSPQPLPEFEIDERLRKELRFDPDAWIVETEDKQGRHFLDLAPEQP, from the coding sequence ATGCGACTGAAGACGAGCATCTGGGTCAGCGCCTATCTGCGCCGCTGTCAGTCGGCCGGTGTGTTCGGCGCGATCAGCCATCGCGGTGCGGAGGAGGCGGGGGCCGTCTTCGTCAAGGTCGCGCTGATGGACCGCACCGCGCAGCTCTACGCTCCGGCGCCGCAGACGGTCTATGACGACAGCCGGCCGCTCGAACGTCTCTTCGTTGCCGTGTCGCCGCAGCCCTTGCCGGAATTCGAGATCGACGAAAGATTGCGCAAGGAGCTGCGCTTCGATCCCGATGCCTGGATCGTCGAGACCGAGGACAAGCAGGGTCGCCACTTCCTCGACCTCGCGCCCGAGCAGCCCTAG
- a CDS encoding PAS domain-containing sensor histidine kinase — MTRARHRAFIAPRLLGSLAAFAVFPAYLAMRGAPSALEVGALAWLIAPILLSWYLSRTGRYESACALSSLALSALIMAVSIETGGIESFAAVWLIVVPLEASFSASRRVVVFSAALALSCALLLIVIGHCGWLPKPETNPALRTSLLAFGVASATLYAAVLAFAADTLARTSVTLLSMEEERYRLLARNMSDVISRHRRNGAVMFISPAVETLLGAPVAQLHGHGLFERVHVADRPAYLTALSEAAGGSEASSVEFRLRRDAPGEGRAGQQSVDFIWVEMRCRPLDRAGVTCAGTDQEVVAVMRDVTDRKLQEQALELARSAAERADAAKTRFLATMSHELRTPLNAIIGFSEMLMQEQVLVLNAARRREYAQLINDSGQHLLSVVNGILDMSKMESGHFELTPEPFAPRTALFNCCNLLALRARENGVDLAADAPHDLPVITGDPRAFKQIVINLVSNAIKFTERGGRVTVSAGVDGARLLLRITDTGVGIAADDLKRIGDPFFQAGKTYQRRHEGTGLGLSIVKSLVTLHGGEMSIESKLDEGTTVTIALPINCVAEMAAGATVTPLSPARSAQAGQVMQVKKSA; from the coding sequence ATGACACGCGCGCGCCATCGCGCTTTCATCGCGCCGCGCCTGCTCGGCAGCCTCGCCGCTTTTGCCGTGTTCCCGGCCTACCTCGCAATGCGCGGCGCACCGAGTGCGCTCGAGGTCGGCGCGCTGGCCTGGCTGATCGCGCCAATTTTGTTGTCCTGGTATCTGTCGCGCACCGGCCGTTATGAGAGCGCCTGCGCGCTGTCGTCGCTGGCGCTGTCCGCATTGATCATGGCGGTGTCGATCGAGACCGGAGGCATCGAATCCTTCGCGGCTGTCTGGCTGATCGTCGTCCCCCTCGAGGCATCATTTTCGGCCTCGCGCCGCGTCGTGGTGTTCTCCGCAGCGCTCGCGCTGTCCTGCGCGCTGCTGCTGATTGTGATCGGCCATTGTGGCTGGCTGCCGAAGCCCGAGACCAATCCGGCGCTGCGCACGAGCCTGCTCGCCTTCGGCGTTGCCTCGGCGACGCTGTACGCGGCCGTGCTCGCCTTTGCCGCCGACACCCTCGCGCGCACCAGCGTGACGCTGCTGTCGATGGAGGAGGAGCGCTATCGTCTGCTCGCGCGCAACATGAGCGACGTGATTTCCCGCCATCGCCGCAACGGCGCTGTCATGTTCATTTCGCCCGCTGTGGAAACGCTGCTCGGCGCGCCGGTTGCGCAGCTCCACGGCCACGGCCTGTTCGAGCGCGTGCATGTCGCGGATCGCCCGGCCTATCTGACCGCGCTGTCCGAAGCGGCCGGCGGCAGCGAAGCCTCGAGCGTCGAGTTCCGCCTGCGCCGCGATGCGCCGGGCGAGGGCCGCGCTGGGCAGCAGTCCGTCGATTTCATCTGGGTCGAGATGCGCTGCCGGCCGCTCGATCGCGCCGGAGTCACCTGCGCGGGCACCGATCAGGAGGTGGTCGCGGTCATGCGCGACGTCACCGACCGCAAGCTGCAGGAGCAGGCGCTGGAGCTTGCGCGCAGCGCCGCGGAACGCGCCGACGCCGCCAAGACGCGATTCCTCGCGACCATGAGCCACGAGCTGCGTACGCCGCTGAATGCCATCATCGGCTTCTCCGAGATGCTGATGCAGGAGCAGGTGCTCGTGCTCAACGCCGCGCGACGCCGCGAATATGCGCAGCTGATCAACGATTCCGGCCAGCATCTGCTGTCGGTCGTGAACGGCATCCTCGACATGTCGAAGATGGAGTCCGGCCATTTCGAGCTGACGCCGGAGCCGTTTGCGCCGCGCACCGCGCTGTTCAATTGCTGCAATCTGCTGGCGCTGCGTGCGCGCGAGAACGGTGTCGATCTGGCGGCGGATGCGCCGCATGACCTGCCTGTCATCACCGGCGATCCGCGCGCATTCAAGCAGATCGTGATCAACCTCGTCTCCAATGCCATCAAGTTCACCGAGCGTGGCGGTCGTGTCACGGTGTCCGCCGGCGTCGACGGCGCGCGCCTGTTGTTGCGAATCACCGACACGGGTGTCGGCATCGCGGCCGACGATCTCAAGCGCATCGGCGATCCGTTCTTCCAGGCCGGCAAGACCTATCAGCGCCGTCACGAGGGAACCGGACTTGGCCTGTCGATCGTCAAGAGTCTCGTGACCTTGCACGGCGGCGAAATGTCGATAGAAAGCAAGCTCGACGAGGGAACGACGGTCACGATCGCGCTGCCGATCAACTGCGTCGCGGAGATGGCCGCTGGTGCCACCGTCACGCCGCTGTCGCCCGCGCGGTCCGCCCAGGCGGGGCAGGTGATGCAGGTGAAGAAGAGTGCCTAG
- a CDS encoding peptidoglycan-binding domain-containing protein, which produces MPRRAAEDDEAPPRRRKRTAATAAVVEVADERGWLMRAVLYSPKDMFAGLLACAAASAIIVNAVFLQSGPHPAPMFGSIVTIPPVLANSNPMPRPRPAEAMSPFDPKVIETRPPETRAAEPKVAEPRVADTRSDQKYADPLADLVRSVSGGQAATPRPQPTQQGGNARRVAAVQRALTEYGYGQLKPTGMIGSDTQTAIQKFERERKLPVTGQVSDRLVRELAIVIGHPIE; this is translated from the coding sequence GTGCCTAGACGAGCTGCAGAGGATGATGAGGCGCCGCCGCGCCGTCGCAAGCGCACGGCTGCAACTGCTGCCGTGGTCGAAGTGGCGGACGAACGCGGCTGGCTGATGCGTGCCGTGCTCTACAGCCCGAAGGACATGTTTGCCGGGCTGTTGGCCTGCGCCGCGGCGAGCGCGATCATCGTCAATGCCGTGTTCCTGCAATCGGGTCCGCATCCCGCGCCGATGTTCGGTTCCATCGTGACCATTCCGCCGGTCCTTGCGAATTCCAATCCAATGCCGCGACCGCGCCCGGCGGAGGCGATGTCTCCGTTCGATCCGAAGGTGATCGAAACCCGGCCGCCGGAGACCCGCGCGGCGGAGCCGAAGGTGGCGGAGCCGCGGGTGGCCGACACGCGCTCCGATCAGAAATACGCCGATCCTCTCGCTGATCTCGTCCGTTCGGTCAGTGGCGGCCAGGCCGCTACGCCGCGTCCGCAGCCGACGCAGCAGGGCGGCAATGCACGCCGGGTCGCGGCCGTTCAGCGTGCGCTGACCGAATATGGCTATGGCCAGCTGAAGCCGACCGGGATGATCGGATCCGACACCCAGACAGCGATCCAGAAATTCGAGCGCGAGCGCAAGCTGCCGGTGACCGGACAGGTGTCGGACCGCCTGGTCCGCGAGCTGGCAATTGTCATCGGGCACCCGATCGAATAG
- a CDS encoding SufE family protein, which translates to MTIDEIRDNFALLDDWDDRYRYVIELGRTLAPMPEDEHSAANKVQGCASQVWLSKHMDDSRAVPVLNYLGDSDAHIVRGLIAILLTLYSGRTPQEILTIDAPAVFDELGFREHLTPQRSNGLRSMVERIRSDAREALAAAS; encoded by the coding sequence ATGACCATCGACGAGATCCGCGACAATTTCGCCCTGCTGGACGATTGGGACGACCGCTACCGATACGTGATCGAGCTCGGCCGCACCTTGGCGCCGATGCCGGAGGACGAGCACTCCGCTGCCAACAAGGTGCAGGGCTGTGCGAGCCAGGTCTGGCTGTCCAAGCACATGGATGACAGCCGCGCCGTGCCGGTGCTGAACTATCTCGGCGACAGCGATGCCCACATCGTGCGCGGCCTGATCGCGATCCTGCTGACTTTGTATTCGGGGCGCACACCGCAGGAGATCCTGACCATCGACGCGCCCGCCGTGTTCGACGAGCTCGGGTTCCGCGAGCACCTGACGCCGCAGCGCTCCAACGGCCTGCGCTCGATGGTCGAGCGCATCCGCAGCGACGCACGCGAGGCGCTTGCCGCGGCCTCGTGA